The following are encoded together in the Proteiniphilum saccharofermentans genome:
- a CDS encoding LolA family protein, whose translation MYRFTALLYVLLLSFTIFGQERKPITNAVEFEKKLRDAAGKIQSVESSFRQEKFMKVFSDKMVSTGMFYYRKPNKISLQYEKPMQYAVTINGDKLQTLTGGKKTTVNLGSNKMMVQMKGLIEASMIGNISALDREYDLEYFQSDSEYFVNIVPASKAVKVYIKEIDITFDKKTMDVKRLRMTENNDDYTDYIFTNSQYNTLQLDEKFTVR comes from the coding sequence ATGTATAGATTTACAGCCCTGTTATATGTCCTTTTGCTCTCTTTTACCATCTTCGGACAAGAGAGGAAGCCCATTACGAATGCAGTGGAGTTTGAAAAGAAACTGAGAGATGCTGCAGGGAAGATCCAGTCGGTGGAAAGCAGTTTCCGGCAGGAGAAATTCATGAAAGTTTTTTCCGATAAAATGGTTTCTACCGGTATGTTTTACTACCGTAAACCTAATAAGATTAGTCTTCAATACGAAAAACCGATGCAGTATGCCGTTACCATTAATGGCGATAAATTGCAAACACTCACAGGGGGGAAAAAGACAACCGTTAATCTCGGTTCAAACAAAATGATGGTACAAATGAAAGGCCTGATTGAAGCGAGCATGATAGGTAATATTTCAGCTTTGGATAGGGAGTATGATTTAGAGTATTTTCAGTCGGACTCAGAATATTTTGTAAACATAGTACCGGCAAGTAAGGCTGTAAAGGTTTATATTAAGGAAATCGATATTACTTTCGACAAGAAAACGATGGACGTAAAACGGCTCCGGATGACTGAGAACAATGATGATTATACTGATTACATTTTCACCAATTCTCAATATAACACACTTCAATTGGATGAGAAATTCACTGTTCGTTAG
- a CDS encoding polysaccharide deacetylase family protein, producing the protein MIWLGIGVLMLILAFMLFWASWSISAGVYLKTVCKLNTNEKVVALTYDDGPEPATTLPLLEVLKKYNVKACFFCIGKKAEQFPDIVRQIVDGGHEIGNHSYSHESKFPLYGKRKMKDDLLRAQQVLERASERQVCLFRPPFGVTNPKVGSVVRQFGWTTIGWSIRSLDTQAQTADKALYRIRRKLKPGVIILLHDRMPFCAELTEKLLIHLKENGYKVVVPIMSDDLII; encoded by the coding sequence ATGATCTGGCTTGGTATTGGGGTTTTAATGCTGATTCTGGCGTTTATGCTGTTTTGGGCTTCCTGGTCCATTTCTGCGGGAGTGTACCTGAAAACGGTCTGTAAACTCAATACCAATGAAAAGGTGGTCGCACTCACTTATGATGATGGGCCGGAACCTGCAACAACATTACCGCTGCTCGAAGTGCTGAAGAAATATAATGTCAAAGCCTGTTTTTTTTGTATCGGAAAGAAAGCGGAACAATTCCCCGATATTGTCAGGCAGATCGTGGATGGAGGACATGAAATAGGGAACCATTCATATAGTCATGAAAGTAAGTTTCCGCTTTACGGAAAACGGAAGATGAAAGATGATTTGTTGAGAGCGCAGCAGGTTCTCGAGCGCGCTTCGGAACGGCAAGTGTGTCTTTTTCGCCCTCCTTTCGGTGTAACCAATCCCAAGGTAGGAAGTGTGGTTAGGCAATTTGGGTGGACCACCATCGGATGGAGTATCCGGTCACTTGATACGCAAGCCCAAACAGCAGATAAAGCATTGTATCGGATTAGACGAAAACTGAAACCGGGAGTCATTATTTTGTTGCATGACCGGATGCCGTTTTGCGCAGAATTGACGGAAAAACTATTGATACATCTGAAAGAAAACGGATATAAGGTGGTGGTACCAATAATGAGTGATGATTTAATAATTTGA
- a CDS encoding beta-ketoacyl synthase chain length factor has translation MDTHSVYIQSLASIYPQDKAVEGRLSASEPDYKEWIKEAGLRRRMSRIVKMGVTAGLQCLQDTSKKPEAIITATGLGCLADTEKFLQSIGSQNEELLSPTPFIQSTFNTIGAQIALLSANKTYNSTYVHRAFSFESALLDGMMQLQGGDAGSVLVGAVDELTPTVYHILERMGTWRKFPAGEGASFFLLGNKRTAQTTARIVAVDMQSGNFSREQLTQKYSGFLQTNGVADARIVSGEMFKSICGEYQTASSFGLWYACTQLSGDGFVLVTNSYLNNHTAVLIEKFTEE, from the coding sequence ATGGACACACATTCCGTTTATATACAATCTCTTGCATCCATTTATCCGCAGGATAAAGCGGTGGAAGGCCGTTTGTCCGCCTCTGAACCCGATTATAAGGAGTGGATCAAAGAGGCAGGGTTGCGCCGCCGCATGAGCCGTATTGTAAAGATGGGTGTCACGGCCGGTTTGCAATGTTTGCAAGATACATCTAAAAAACCGGAAGCAATTATCACCGCTACAGGATTGGGTTGTCTTGCCGATACCGAGAAGTTTTTACAGTCGATCGGCTCGCAGAATGAGGAGTTGTTGTCGCCAACACCCTTTATCCAATCGACCTTCAATACCATAGGTGCACAGATCGCTTTACTGTCGGCCAACAAAACCTATAATAGCACCTATGTGCATCGTGCATTCTCTTTTGAGAGTGCCTTGCTCGATGGTATGATGCAGTTGCAGGGAGGGGATGCCGGAAGCGTGCTTGTAGGTGCTGTGGACGAGCTTACGCCAACGGTATATCATATTCTGGAACGCATGGGTACATGGCGAAAATTTCCTGCAGGAGAGGGAGCATCCTTCTTTTTATTGGGAAATAAAAGAACAGCACAAACTACTGCCCGCATTGTGGCGGTGGATATGCAGAGTGGTAATTTTTCCCGGGAGCAATTAACCCAAAAGTACTCAGGTTTTTTGCAGACAAATGGAGTCGCTGATGCCCGTATCGTTTCCGGGGAAATGTTCAAATCTATTTGCGGCGAATACCAGACGGCCTCCTCGTTTGGTTTATGGTACGCCTGTACGCAATTGAGTGGTGACGGCTTTGTGCTGGTTACCAACTCCTACCTGAATAATCATACGGCAGTCTTGATAGAAAAATTTACAGAAGAATGA
- a CDS encoding beta-ketoacyl-[acyl-carrier-protein] synthase family protein, whose protein sequence is MSVAVTGIGCISGLGCGAEEHLQAFRAGGSGLGKVTLFQTRLQVPVAEVKVSNEQLKSYLGVDSDRLFSRTALLGMTASKQAFQDAGLSNSHLRIGLVSSSSVGGMDLSEQFFADYAANPQKGRLRMAAHHDIGDHTESIADYLQLDGFRTSISTACSSSANSIMFGARMIEQGLLDVVIAGGTDALCRFTLNGFNSLMILDNVPCRPFDESRAGLNLGEGAGYLVLQSEKSLMPGSKVYCRLTGYANANDAYHQTASSPEGEGAFLAMRHALEKAGIEPSVVDYINVHGTGTSNNDLSESTAIKRLFGEHVPPFSSTKSFTGHTLGAAGGLEAVFSVLAISERVIYPSLNFRTPITQTGLSPVTRMMEDQDITTVLSNSFGFGGNNASLIFQK, encoded by the coding sequence ATGAGTGTTGCCGTTACCGGTATAGGGTGCATATCAGGTCTGGGATGTGGTGCTGAAGAGCATCTGCAGGCATTCAGGGCCGGAGGGAGCGGATTGGGAAAGGTTACACTTTTTCAGACCAGACTCCAGGTACCCGTTGCGGAGGTAAAAGTAAGCAACGAACAGTTGAAAAGCTATCTTGGAGTGGATTCGGATCGTCTGTTCTCCCGAACTGCTTTGCTCGGAATGACGGCAAGTAAGCAAGCATTTCAGGATGCCGGACTTTCTAACAGTCATTTGCGTATAGGGCTGGTCTCATCATCATCGGTGGGCGGAATGGATTTGAGTGAGCAGTTCTTTGCCGATTATGCTGCCAATCCCCAAAAAGGGCGTTTACGCATGGCTGCACATCACGATATTGGCGACCATACCGAGTCTATTGCCGACTATTTGCAATTGGACGGTTTCCGGACGAGTATCAGTACCGCCTGTTCCTCGTCGGCCAATTCCATTATGTTTGGGGCACGGATGATCGAGCAGGGCTTGCTCGATGTGGTGATAGCCGGAGGGACTGATGCATTATGTCGCTTTACGCTCAACGGTTTCAATTCGTTGATGATCCTCGACAATGTTCCTTGTCGCCCGTTTGATGAGAGCCGTGCAGGGCTTAATCTGGGTGAAGGTGCAGGTTATTTGGTGCTGCAATCGGAGAAATCGCTCATGCCGGGATCGAAAGTGTATTGCCGGCTCACGGGTTATGCCAATGCTAATGATGCCTATCACCAGACCGCATCATCTCCCGAAGGAGAGGGGGCTTTCCTGGCAATGCGACATGCTTTGGAAAAAGCCGGCATCGAACCCTCAGTTGTTGATTATATCAATGTGCACGGAACGGGAACAAGCAATAACGATCTATCCGAAAGTACCGCGATCAAACGACTTTTCGGTGAGCATGTACCGCCGTTCAGTTCCACCAAATCGTTTACCGGGCATACGCTTGGTGCGGCAGGAGGACTGGAAGCCGTTTTCAGTGTACTAGCCATTAGTGAACGGGTAATTTATCCCAGTCTCAATTTCAGGACACCGATCACTCAAACCGGATTATCTCCCGTTACCAGGATGATGGAGGATCAGGATATAACCACTGTACTTTCCAATTCCTTTGGATTTGGCGGAAACAACGCATCGTTAATTTTTCAGAAATAA
- a CDS encoding phosphopantetheine-binding protein has translation MDQLKQALKEALIQALNLEDITAEEIVDEDPLFGDGLGLDSIDALEIILILERNYGIRLTKPEEARDIFYSINTLADFIDKNRKK, from the coding sequence ATGGATCAACTGAAACAAGCACTAAAGGAGGCGCTGATTCAAGCGCTGAACCTGGAAGATATAACCGCAGAAGAGATCGTGGACGAAGACCCGCTTTTCGGTGACGGATTGGGACTGGATTCTATCGATGCACTTGAGATCATTCTTATTCTCGAGCGCAATTACGGTATTCGCCTGACGAAACCTGAAGAAGCCAGGGATATTTTTTATTCTATCAATACGTTGGCCGATTTTATCGACAAGAACCGTAAAAAATGA
- a CDS encoding beta-ketoacyl synthase N-terminal-like domain-containing protein, with amino-acid sequence MEREMEHPVIYLTADAMISSLGFSTGECREQMLRYQSGVRLVSDSQLYSESFFGARINNDRLQLLVTENNLHGFSRLEQLLILSIRQTIEKSGVNVQQSDCGFILVSTKGNIGRLSTGNETGEELLLSHSAEKVAAYFKFTATPIVLCNACISGVSAMIVAKRLIGSGLFKYMIVAGGDELSDFIVSGFHAFKSISTGICKPYDAGRDGLSLGEACGSVLLTGDKICVRETQPVVLLGGAITNDANHISGPSRTGEELHLAIDQALGQAGISMEDHFFINAHGTATPYNDEMESKALYLSGLSGKPLQSLKPYFGHTLGAAGVIETILCKQQLENNIVFGVPGFETIGVPYPLNIDSRHRPMNLTYCLKTASGFGGCNAAVVIGKERAVEVFPQTSKRTKILSTCSISPSGVYLNDERVFVNELADDFPIFIRKVYAFLGLAYRKFYKMDDLSKLGFITTAWLTRSVDGFAELPPESKGVIMANCSSSLDTDIQYRRNLDAVGDREASPAIFVYTLPNVMLGEICIYWKMKGENIFFIQREFDKDFLMQYAEIVMNEQGLHYCIVGWCDLLGENFLSEFYLMER; translated from the coding sequence ATGGAAAGAGAAATGGAACATCCGGTGATTTATCTGACGGCAGATGCCATGATCAGCTCACTGGGGTTTTCTACCGGAGAATGCCGGGAACAGATGCTTCGGTATCAATCGGGTGTGCGGCTTGTCTCCGATTCTCAACTTTATTCCGAATCGTTTTTTGGGGCAAGAATTAATAACGATCGTTTACAGCTACTCGTTACAGAAAATAATTTACACGGCTTTTCACGTTTGGAACAACTCCTTATCCTCTCCATCCGTCAGACGATTGAGAAGAGCGGGGTAAATGTGCAGCAGAGCGACTGTGGGTTTATACTGGTATCCACCAAAGGGAATATTGGCCGTCTTTCCACAGGGAACGAAACCGGGGAAGAACTTCTCCTTTCCCATTCTGCAGAAAAAGTTGCCGCATATTTCAAATTTACTGCTACGCCTATTGTGCTTTGTAATGCCTGTATTTCGGGTGTTTCGGCTATGATTGTGGCAAAGAGACTAATAGGGAGTGGACTGTTTAAGTACATGATAGTGGCGGGTGGAGATGAACTGTCGGACTTTATCGTAAGTGGATTCCACGCGTTTAAGTCGATAAGCACAGGTATTTGTAAACCCTATGATGCCGGTCGTGACGGACTTTCTTTGGGTGAAGCCTGTGGTTCGGTCTTGCTCACCGGCGATAAAATTTGTGTCAGAGAGACGCAACCTGTAGTCCTGCTCGGCGGGGCAATCACTAATGATGCGAACCATATTTCAGGACCGTCGCGTACGGGGGAGGAACTGCATCTGGCAATAGATCAGGCACTAGGGCAAGCCGGCATTTCTATGGAAGACCACTTTTTTATCAACGCACATGGTACGGCCACTCCTTATAACGATGAAATGGAAAGTAAGGCCTTATATCTTTCCGGACTTTCCGGAAAGCCTCTGCAAAGCCTCAAGCCCTATTTCGGGCATACGCTTGGTGCGGCAGGAGTGATCGAAACAATTCTTTGCAAGCAGCAACTCGAGAACAATATAGTATTTGGTGTGCCGGGGTTTGAAACCATCGGTGTACCATATCCTCTCAATATTGATTCCCGGCATCGCCCAATGAACCTCACTTATTGTCTGAAAACGGCTTCGGGCTTTGGCGGTTGTAATGCAGCCGTTGTGATTGGGAAAGAGCGTGCGGTTGAAGTCTTTCCCCAAACCTCAAAAAGAACGAAAATTCTCTCTACATGCAGTATAAGTCCTTCGGGAGTGTATCTCAATGATGAACGTGTGTTTGTGAATGAACTGGCGGACGATTTTCCTATTTTTATCCGCAAAGTGTATGCATTTCTCGGCTTGGCATATCGCAAGTTTTACAAGATGGACGATTTATCGAAACTGGGTTTTATCACCACTGCCTGGCTTACCCGTTCAGTGGATGGGTTTGCAGAGTTGCCTCCTGAATCGAAAGGTGTCATCATGGCGAATTGTTCTTCATCACTCGATACGGATATCCAGTATCGTCGGAATCTTGATGCGGTGGGCGACCGGGAGGCGAGTCCTGCCATTTTTGTGTATACACTGCCCAATGTCATGTTGGGTGAGATATGCATCTATTGGAAGATGAAGGGCGAAAATATCTTTTTTATCCAACGGGAATTTGATAAGGACTTTTTGATGCAATATGCCGAAATAGTGATGAATGAACAGGGTTTACACTATTGTATCGTGGGCTGGTGCGACTTGCTGGGTGAAAACTTTCTGTCGGAATTTTATTTGATGGAAAGATAA
- a CDS encoding acyl-CoA thioesterase: protein MKRKQKREASLTDRVEIQVRFSEVDALQIVWHGEYVRYIEDGRESFGQRYGLSYMDMRKAGFAAPIVKLDIDYKLSLSFNEQAIVETRYVDCDAAKIQFDYTIYRKSDGAVVAEASTTQVFIHLTSNLLELNNPDFYLRWKEKWNIR, encoded by the coding sequence ATGAAGCGAAAACAAAAACGGGAAGCGTCGCTTACCGACCGCGTGGAAATTCAGGTGCGGTTCAGCGAAGTGGATGCATTGCAGATAGTATGGCACGGCGAGTATGTGAGATACATCGAAGACGGGCGTGAATCCTTTGGTCAACGCTACGGACTTAGCTATATGGATATGAGGAAAGCCGGTTTTGCAGCGCCGATCGTGAAGCTTGATATTGATTACAAGTTATCCCTCTCATTTAACGAACAGGCCATTGTAGAAACACGCTATGTGGATTGTGATGCGGCAAAGATACAGTTCGACTATACTATTTATCGCAAAAGCGACGGTGCCGTAGTTGCCGAGGCATCAACCACACAGGTTTTCATCCATCTAACCTCAAATTTATTAGAGTTGAATAATCCCGATTTTTATTTGAGATGGAAAGAGAAATGGAACATCCGGTGA
- a CDS encoding hydroxymyristoyl-ACP dehydratase: MNPYISYFQYPVYSDDAVLELIPQREPMVMVDKFFGIVDRDSFSGLTVTEENLFCCNGILTEEGVIEHFAQSAAARIGFLFVQNKETVPVGFIGAVSKFSIHAHPRVGNELLTVVSIIQEVGNITLAGVKSWVEDELIAEGELKIYLNK; encoded by the coding sequence GTGAACCCTTACATATCTTATTTTCAATATCCGGTTTATTCCGATGATGCTGTTCTGGAACTGATCCCGCAACGAGAACCAATGGTGATGGTCGATAAGTTTTTCGGTATAGTCGATCGTGATTCGTTTTCAGGACTTACGGTCACGGAAGAAAACCTTTTCTGTTGCAATGGTATACTCACCGAGGAGGGGGTGATCGAGCATTTTGCACAGTCGGCAGCGGCCCGGATCGGTTTTCTCTTCGTACAAAATAAAGAAACTGTCCCTGTGGGATTTATCGGCGCAGTAAGCAAATTTTCCATCCATGCACACCCCCGGGTCGGAAATGAATTGTTGACAGTGGTTAGCATAATCCAGGAGGTGGGAAATATTACGCTTGCGGGTGTAAAGTCGTGGGTGGAAGATGAATTGATTGCCGAGGGTGAACTGAAAATATACTTGAACAAATAA
- a CDS encoding IS1595 family transposase has product MNILDFAINYPDEESCRKKFKEQRDQMGVTCRHCNCKEHYWLENKQAYECKRCRARQTLRSGTVMQHSNLPYRYWFVAMHLLTATKGSFSAAELQRQLGHKRYQPIWEMVNKLRDVMGKRDDEYTLEGAIELDDAFFSTEISLQERDKPLKRGRGSQKKTKVLVMAESKTVENPKPGKKPKKVRYLKMKVINDLKAGTITRNVKEHVESTADLTTDDSTSYTKLKEHVHSHTASVIPHEDLSNVLPWVHTAISNAKRQLLGVYYKIKPEYLQYYLNQFCYKFNRRYFGENQFERLLIAAVTYAPDFKSRIYNRNYCG; this is encoded by the coding sequence ATGAATATCCTGGATTTTGCTATAAATTACCCCGATGAGGAATCCTGTCGGAAAAAATTCAAAGAACAAAGAGACCAAATGGGAGTAACCTGTCGGCATTGCAATTGTAAAGAACATTATTGGCTGGAAAACAAGCAGGCCTATGAATGCAAGCGTTGTCGCGCACGCCAAACCTTGCGTTCAGGCACCGTCATGCAGCACTCCAACCTGCCTTACCGTTACTGGTTCGTGGCCATGCACCTGCTCACGGCGACCAAGGGCTCCTTTTCCGCGGCGGAGCTGCAGCGCCAGCTGGGGCACAAGCGTTACCAGCCCATATGGGAAATGGTCAATAAACTGCGTGACGTGATGGGCAAACGCGATGATGAGTACACCCTTGAGGGAGCCATCGAGTTGGACGACGCCTTCTTTTCCACCGAAATATCCCTTCAAGAGAGGGACAAACCGTTGAAGCGCGGCCGCGGGAGCCAAAAAAAGACCAAAGTGCTGGTAATGGCTGAAAGCAAAACCGTTGAAAACCCCAAACCGGGTAAGAAACCCAAGAAGGTCAGATACCTGAAGATGAAAGTCATCAACGACTTGAAAGCCGGTACAATTACAAGGAATGTCAAAGAGCACGTTGAAAGCACGGCGGACCTGACCACCGATGACTCAACTTCTTACACTAAATTGAAAGAGCATGTCCATTCACATACGGCATCCGTTATTCCACACGAGGATCTTTCCAATGTGCTGCCCTGGGTCCATACCGCGATCAGCAATGCCAAACGACAGCTCTTGGGCGTGTATTACAAGATAAAACCGGAATACTTGCAATATTATCTCAACCAGTTCTGTTATAAATTCAACAGGCGTTACTTCGGGGAAAACCAGTTTGAAAGACTGTTGATAGCCGCTGTAACGTATGCTCCTGATTTCAAGTCAAGAATTTACAATAGGAACTATTGCGGATAA
- a CDS encoding class I SAM-dependent methyltransferase, whose amino-acid sequence MKLEAPLKQAYESDHLTASEAQRMAHLIAFAPVVFQVARLMHKFGIFSLLRDSDNGLTMDKVAERVGISRYAAQVLLESSLTAGTVLLKDERFYLSKTGWFFLTDPMIEVNMSFNHDVNYLGLFSLEEALLNGKPEGLKVFGDWPTIYEGLSSLPDQVRKSWFGFDHFYSDNSFPQALEVVFAHSPKTLLDVGGNTGRWSLQCVNHSPDVQVTIMDLPQQIGLMKSQTEHLPEADRIHGYQADLLDPETSFPGPFDAIWMSQFLDCFSEEQVFSIVSRAGKSMTGNTRLFVMETFWDRQRFETSAFCLAQTSVYFTAMANGNSKMYYSGDMMRIIEKAGLKIDKIHDNIGLGHSILECVKNEE is encoded by the coding sequence ATGAAATTAGAAGCACCACTAAAACAAGCTTATGAAAGCGACCATCTTACAGCCTCTGAGGCGCAGCGGATGGCACATTTGATCGCATTTGCACCGGTGGTCTTTCAGGTTGCCAGACTGATGCACAAATTCGGGATTTTCTCGCTTTTGCGTGACAGCGATAACGGGCTGACTATGGATAAGGTGGCTGAACGGGTAGGAATTTCACGTTATGCGGCACAGGTCTTACTGGAGTCGTCACTTACTGCCGGAACGGTTCTGCTGAAAGATGAACGCTTTTATCTAAGTAAGACGGGCTGGTTTTTCCTGACCGATCCGATGATTGAAGTGAACATGAGCTTCAACCACGATGTGAATTATCTGGGACTCTTTTCGCTTGAAGAAGCTTTGTTGAACGGTAAACCTGAAGGATTGAAAGTTTTTGGTGACTGGCCAACCATTTATGAAGGACTTTCGTCACTACCTGACCAGGTCCGGAAAAGCTGGTTCGGGTTCGACCATTTTTATTCCGACAACTCATTTCCCCAGGCGCTTGAAGTAGTTTTTGCCCATTCGCCCAAAACGTTGCTCGACGTGGGGGGAAATACCGGTCGTTGGTCATTGCAATGCGTGAATCATTCACCCGATGTACAAGTTACCATCATGGATTTACCACAGCAGATAGGGTTGATGAAATCACAAACTGAACATCTGCCGGAGGCTGATCGTATTCACGGATATCAGGCTGATTTATTGGATCCTGAGACTTCGTTTCCCGGCCCTTTTGATGCCATCTGGATGAGTCAATTCCTGGATTGTTTTTCGGAGGAACAGGTTTTCAGTATTGTTTCCCGTGCGGGCAAGTCCATGACCGGGAATACCCGCCTGTTCGTGATGGAAACATTTTGGGACCGGCAACGGTTTGAGACTTCGGCATTCTGTCTGGCACAGACAAGTGTTTATTTCACTGCCATGGCAAACGGAAACAGTAAAATGTACTATTCCGGGGATATGATGCGGATTATTGAGAAAGCCGGTCTGAAGATCGACAAGATTCATGATAATATCGGACTGGGACATAGTATTCTGGAATGTGTAAAGAATGAAGAGTGA
- a CDS encoding LpxL/LpxP family acyltransferase, protein MGDNNDKEWSGKTRGGSFGYGFFIFLIDRLGVRFAYIFLAFVVVYFIPFAPKATAASWWYARNILKKSLFQSFLFLFVNYYRFGQTLIDKVAVSAGKKDRYQFVFDESYSRFLEILNQERGAIMVSAHVGNWEIGAPFFDKYGKKIHIAMLDAEYRKIKEMLEQHSESRNYNVLPLDETDGLSNILRAKAILDRHEYICFQGDRFLENTQTAEVGFLGKTARFPIGPFLLASRLQVPVIFYFSMRERGMKYKFHFRIVESVSGGSGSKSEFRLLEQYVQALETIVQGYPHQWFNYYRFWGK, encoded by the coding sequence ATGGGCGACAATAACGACAAGGAATGGAGCGGAAAAACGCGTGGAGGCTCTTTCGGTTATGGTTTCTTTATTTTTCTGATTGACCGATTGGGAGTGCGGTTCGCGTATATTTTTTTGGCTTTTGTCGTTGTCTATTTCATTCCTTTTGCTCCGAAAGCTACTGCAGCATCATGGTGGTACGCACGGAATATTTTGAAGAAATCCCTCTTTCAATCGTTCCTTTTCCTGTTTGTGAATTATTACCGTTTCGGACAGACTTTGATCGATAAAGTCGCTGTTTCGGCAGGAAAAAAAGACCGGTATCAGTTTGTTTTTGATGAATCATATTCCCGTTTTCTGGAAATTCTGAATCAGGAGAGAGGGGCTATCATGGTGAGTGCACATGTCGGGAACTGGGAAATCGGAGCCCCTTTTTTTGATAAATACGGTAAGAAAATACATATCGCCATGCTCGATGCTGAGTACCGGAAAATCAAAGAAATGCTTGAGCAGCATAGTGAAAGTCGCAACTATAACGTGCTCCCCCTTGATGAAACGGACGGGTTATCGAATATCCTCCGGGCGAAAGCTATACTCGACCGTCATGAATATATCTGTTTTCAGGGTGACCGTTTTTTAGAAAATACACAGACTGCTGAAGTCGGGTTTCTTGGTAAAACAGCCCGTTTTCCCATTGGCCCTTTTCTACTGGCTTCACGCTTACAGGTTCCCGTAATTTTCTATTTTTCCATGCGTGAACGGGGGATGAAATATAAATTTCATTTCCGGATAGTCGAATCTGTATCCGGAGGCTCCGGATCAAAATCTGAATTCCGGCTTTTGGAACAATACGTACAAGCACTTGAAACCATTGTGCAAGGATATCCGCACCAATGGTTCAACTATTACCGGTTCTGGGGGAAATGA
- a CDS encoding acyl carrier protein, translating into MDKTELIKLINENLAEEFEVDIETITPEAHLMETLDLDSLDLVDMVVLIEQNFHFTPKATDFREIATFQDFYDFIESKMNGRQ; encoded by the coding sequence ATGGATAAAACGGAACTTATCAAACTCATTAACGAAAATCTTGCAGAGGAGTTCGAAGTGGATATCGAGACAATTACGCCCGAGGCACACCTGATGGAAACGCTCGATCTGGACAGTCTCGATCTGGTGGATATGGTAGTGCTGATAGAGCAAAATTTCCACTTTACACCCAAAGCGACTGATTTCAGGGAAATAGCCACTTTTCAAGACTTCTATGATTTTATAGAATCAAAAATGAATGGGCGACAATAA